A single window of Colletotrichum destructivum chromosome 9, complete sequence DNA harbors:
- a CDS encoding Putative aflatoxin regulatory protein, which yields MSSSSKPRQPRLRASCDGCFLAKVKCSKARPICSRCLACGLECRYSPSSRAGKPKSDHSAPSHANTVHMDMTDLSPIMDEKNLMFSQHPGMYKMEPGWHTPTSMEGAMSRNPSISSGLAMLGVDDTTPRDHQDPAGDMYGGGMPWTPPTDFSAAPYPDMTMAGAHMNPHHGRSQSMDMAMAAHMAAAPWGDPTQHDMMPYTAMPTPSNMAAAAYFPSPSTTPNMRPAVRHKSSSSGGSSSCNCFTVCLQSLQALHNASSPQAPPFDLVLSLNRKAVEGCAAMLSCNRCMSRSGTHTSAMLLATVIGKITSFYKNASHTYFENGMVPQVNQLSPGGGLGVSLGAYTLGGEDGRWLELEILNRELRKLEEVYAQFRDVCADLSEDPEVSKAMIGYLGHNLGTTLEVVSHRRGDMSYA from the coding sequence ATGTCTTCCAGCTCCAAGCCCCGACAACCCCGACTTCGGGCCTCCTGCGACGGGTGCTTCTTGGCCAAGGTCAAATGCTCCAAAGCAAGGCCAATCTGCTCCAGATGCCTCGCTTGCGGTCTCGAATGTCGTTATTCCCCCTCAAGCAGAGCCGGCAAGCCAAAGTCGGATCACAGCGCGCCGAGCCACGCCAACACCGTCCACATGGACATGACCGACCTATCTCCTATCATGGACGAGAAAAACCTGATGTTTAGCCAGCACCCCGGCATGTACAAGATGGAGCCCGGTTGGCATACTCCCACAAGCATGGAGGGCGCCATGAGCAGAAAcccctccatctcttctGGGCTTGCcatgctcggcgtcgacgacacAACCCCTAGAGACCACCAAGATCCGGCAGGAGACATGTACGGAGGCGGTATGCCTTGGACACCTCCTACAGACTTCTCTGCAGCACCGTATCCCGACATGACGATGGCCGGCGCACACATGAACCCCCACCACGGGCGCTCTCAGTCCATGGATATGGCCATGGCAGCTCatatggcggcggcgccgtgggGAGATCCAACTCAGCACGACATGATGCCTTACACAGCCATGCCCACACCGAGCaacatggcggcggcggcttaCTTTCCCAGTCCCTCCACCACACCCAACATGCGCCCAGCTGTCAGACACAAGTCTTCGTCCTCAGGAGGCAGCAGTTCTTGCAATTGCTTTACCGTTTGCCTGCAGTCACTACAAGCTTTACACAATGCCTCATCTCCACAAGCGCCTCCCTTTGATCTCGTGCTCTCTCTCAACCGCAAGGCTGTCGAGGGGTGCGCCGCCATGCTTTCCTGCAACAGATGCATGAGCCGCTCGGGGACCCACACATCCGCCATGCTTCTGGCCACTGTCATCGGCAAGATCACGAGCTTTTACAAGAACGCCAGTCACACCTACTTTGAGAACGGCATGGTGCCCCAGGTTAACCAGCTCAGTCCCGGGGGTGGGCTCGGTGTCAGTCTTGGTGCGTACACGTTGGGTGGTGAGGATGGCAGATggctcgagctcgagatcCTGAATCGTGAGCTGCGCAAGCTGGAGGAGGTCTACGCGCAGTTCCGCGACGTCTGCGCCGATCTCTCGGAAGACCCCGAAGTCAGCAAAGCCATGATTGGCTACCTCGGCCATAATCTTGGCACGACactcgaggtcgtcagccATCGCAGAGGGGACATGAGCTATGCTTAG